From Thermoflavifilum aggregans, a single genomic window includes:
- a CDS encoding CAP domain-containing protein, with amino-acid sequence MQVFSIRKFVEALSLFFVLIFSPVWTRPAQNPYSSVILAKDISRDEAMEQALLDLVNQLRADPSRFYRQVVEPYLRQEGAIHVTAKYVNSLRKEILHCPSLPPFRSDDRLRHTAFLLASDIVNHQQGRLSHTMSNGMDFAARFRQAGIGCGAENLYTGLNRTPEEVLADWLIDEGVPDFGHRHNLLNPQYRSTGIVVLRNKAGQIWVVEDFGCEP; translated from the coding sequence ATGCAGGTTTTTTCCATTCGCAAATTTGTTGAGGCGCTTTCCTTGTTTTTTGTGCTTATTTTTTCACCTGTGTGGACGCGGCCAGCCCAAAATCCTTACTCGTCTGTTATTCTGGCGAAGGATATATCCAGAGATGAGGCCATGGAACAGGCCTTGCTGGATTTGGTCAATCAGCTTCGGGCTGATCCTTCCCGGTTTTACCGCCAGGTGGTTGAGCCTTATCTCCGGCAGGAAGGGGCCATTCATGTGACGGCAAAATATGTGAATTCTCTCCGGAAAGAAATCTTGCATTGTCCCTCTTTGCCTCCTTTTCGTTCGGATGATCGCCTGCGGCACACGGCTTTTTTGCTGGCCAGTGATATTGTCAACCATCAGCAAGGCCGGCTTTCCCATACCATGAGCAACGGGATGGATTTTGCGGCCAGGTTCCGCCAGGCTGGGATTGGTTGTGGGGCTGAAAATCTTTATACAGGGCTGAACCGTACCCCGGAAGAAGTGTTGGCCGATTGGCTGATTGATGAAGGGGTGCCCGATTTTGGCCATCGACATAATTTGTTAAATCCCCAATACCGGAGCACAGGCATTGTGGTGTTAAGAAATAAAGCCGGACAAATCTGGGTCGTGGAAGATTTTGGATGTGAACCCTGA
- a CDS encoding FeoA family protein yields the protein MIRLSALGIGKKAIIRSFEEDDIYLKLMEMGCVPGELVEVQKVALFGDPISITVAGYHLSLRKKEADHIWVEEILEKQTSLY from the coding sequence ATGATCCGGTTATCTGCCCTCGGCATTGGTAAAAAAGCCATTATCCGCTCCTTCGAAGAAGACGATATCTATCTGAAGCTCATGGAGATGGGCTGCGTGCCCGGCGAGCTGGTGGAAGTCCAGAAAGTAGCATTGTTCGGCGATCCGATTTCCATTACCGTGGCGGGCTATCACCTAAGCCTTCGTAAAAAAGAGGCCGATCACATCTGGGTGGAGGAAATCCTGGAAAAACAAACTTCCCTGTACTGA
- the ybeY gene encoding rRNA maturation RNase YbeY: MYPHCYPFAQMVKPRILFASHEVSNPFRPPLTRNRIRQALSYLFDQEQKSFLKLLYVFCRDDFLWELNQQYLQHDTYTDILTFDLTPFAGAPVEAEIYISVERVHENAHRFGVPFEDELVRVIFHGALHLCGYDDHREADQKRMRAREDVYLDFWHKLKDAS, encoded by the coding sequence TTGTACCCACATTGTTATCCTTTTGCACAAATGGTAAAACCCCGGATTTTATTTGCGAGCCATGAAGTAAGCAATCCTTTTCGACCACCGCTGACAAGGAATCGTATCCGGCAGGCGCTTTCTTATCTTTTTGATCAGGAACAAAAGTCTTTTCTCAAGCTTTTATATGTGTTTTGCCGGGATGATTTTTTGTGGGAGCTGAATCAGCAATATCTCCAGCACGATACCTATACGGATATTTTGACTTTTGATCTCACCCCATTCGCCGGGGCTCCTGTTGAGGCAGAAATTTACATCAGTGTGGAAAGGGTGCACGAGAATGCTCACCGGTTTGGAGTTCCCTTTGAAGACGAGCTTGTGCGCGTAATTTTTCATGGCGCCCTGCATTTGTGTGGATATGATGATCATAGGGAAGCAGATCAGAAACGGATGCGGGCTAGGGAAGATGTTTATCTTGATTTTTGGCATAAATTGAAGGACGCTTCATGA